One window from the genome of Moorena sp. SIOASIH encodes:
- a CDS encoding YdcF family protein, producing the protein MKRNLSSRRRFTNKPGFGYPRKTLRKMRAVFTVTILCIALSFIPIRLGVAHLQSPTPQVILTLGGDITREKFTAEFAQQHPNLDIWVSSGQPTPQAQKVFREAGIPDQQVHIDRRAIDTVTNFTSLVQDFQTHDIHHVYLITSDFHMRRSIAIAFFVFGSHGIAFTPVAIPSQRPEESWLRVARDVGRSVVWIITGHSGASLHYYLRA; encoded by the coding sequence ATGAAACGAAACTTATCTTCACGCCGACGTTTCACCAATAAACCTGGCTTTGGCTACCCTCGCAAAACCCTACGCAAAATGCGGGCGGTATTTACCGTTACCATCCTATGTATTGCTCTTAGTTTTATTCCCATTCGCTTAGGGGTCGCCCATCTCCAATCCCCCACTCCTCAGGTGATTCTGACCCTCGGTGGAGATATCACACGGGAAAAATTTACAGCTGAGTTTGCTCAGCAACATCCTAACCTTGATATTTGGGTCTCTTCTGGACAGCCCACCCCACAAGCCCAAAAGGTCTTTCGGGAAGCAGGTATTCCTGATCAACAAGTACATATTGATCGGCGTGCTATCGATACGGTGACCAACTTTACCTCCCTGGTTCAAGATTTCCAAACCCATGACATCCACCATGTCTATCTAATCACCTCAGACTTTCACATGCGTCGGTCGATTGCGATCGCCTTCTTTGTTTTCGGCAGTCACGGTATTGCCTTCACCCCTGTGGCCATTCCTTCCCAGCGGCCCGAGGAATCCTGGCTGCGAGTGGCACGGGATGTAGGGCGCTCGGTCGTTTGGATTATCACTGGTCATAGTGGGGCGAGTCTTCATTATTATTTGAGAGCATGA
- a CDS encoding four helix bundle protein, translating into MSNINNFKDLLIWQKAMDIAEKCYLLTKFFPKDELYGMVQQIRRAAVSIPANIAEGYGRRSTPEYIRFLNIAQGSINEL; encoded by the coding sequence ATGTCAAACATTAATAATTTTAAAGACTTACTAATTTGGCAAAAAGCCATGGATATAGCCGAAAAATGTTATTTATTAACTAAATTTTTTCCTAAAGATGAATTATACGGTATGGTTCAACAAATTAGGAGAGCTGCGGTATCTATTCCAGCAAACATAGCAGAGGGATATGGGAGAAGGTCAACCCCTGAGTACATCAGATTTCTTAATATTGCCCAAGGGTCAATTAATGAATTATAA
- the hpsU gene encoding hormogonium polysaccharide biosynthesis acetyltransferase HpsU — translation MSIKIAIELAPLVDLSQYDSSRFDRGRPSWLVLIWWLVQAIAFPLSLHNFNGFRRWLLQLFGAKIGTNVIIRPTARFTYPWKVEVGDYSWIGDDVVFYSVDRIRIGSHCIISQKCYLCTGSHDIKDPAFGLITAEINVGNGAWIATDCFVAPGVHIGANAVIGARSSVFSNIPEQQVCWGTPARARYRREVGSRE, via the coding sequence ATGAGTATAAAAATTGCTATAGAATTAGCCCCCTTAGTAGATTTAAGCCAATACGACTCATCTCGATTTGACCGAGGGCGTCCCAGCTGGTTAGTCTTAATCTGGTGGTTGGTGCAAGCGATCGCTTTTCCCTTAAGTCTTCATAACTTCAACGGTTTCCGCCGATGGCTGCTCCAACTATTTGGAGCCAAGATTGGTACTAATGTCATCATTCGACCCACTGCTCGTTTTACTTACCCGTGGAAAGTAGAAGTTGGTGACTACAGTTGGATTGGGGATGATGTAGTGTTCTACAGCGTCGATCGGATTCGCATTGGTAGTCACTGCATTATTTCCCAAAAATGTTACCTCTGTACCGGTAGTCACGATATCAAAGACCCAGCCTTTGGTTTAATCACAGCTGAGATTAATGTTGGTAACGGAGCCTGGATTGCTACCGATTGCTTCGTTGCTCCCGGTGTCCACATTGGAGCCAATGCGGTAATTGGTGCTCGCAGCAGTGTTTTTAGTAATATCCCGGAGCAGCAAGTATGCTGGGGGACACCAGCGCGTGCTCGGTATCGACGGGAGGTAGGGAGTAGGGAGTAG
- a CDS encoding 2-oxoisovalerate dehydrogenase, which produces MNISEVVFLVEEDPEGGYTARALGESIFTQADTLDELKTMVRDAVQCHFEGSDKDVVVSLRSGKGNRI; this is translated from the coding sequence ATGAACATCAGCGAAGTTGTGTTTTTGGTTGAGGAAGATCCGGAAGGGGGTTATACGGCCAGAGCTTTAGGAGAATCTATATTTACTCAAGCAGACACCTTAGATGAGCTGAAAACGATGGTTCGAGATGCTGTTCAATGTCATTTTGAAGGTAGTGATAAAGATGTAGTGGTTTCGCTACGGTCTGGTAAAGGTAACAGGATCTAA
- a CDS encoding XisI protein: MDKLNQYRQAIKQILTDYSKIKPSFGDIDRYTSFDLENDHYQIFSVGWEEHRRVYGCLIHIDIINDKIWIQYDGTEYGVANELTDVGIPKYDIVLAFHTPFMRQYSDFAVG; the protein is encoded by the coding sequence ATGGATAAATTAAACCAGTATCGTCAAGCCATTAAGCAAATTTTGACCGATTACAGCAAGATAAAACCTTCGTTTGGTGACATAGACCGCTATACTTCGTTTGATCTAGAAAACGACCACTATCAAATATTCAGTGTGGGTTGGGAAGAGCATCGCCGTGTCTATGGCTGCTTGATTCACATTGATATTATCAATGACAAGATTTGGATTCAATATGATGGGACGGAATATGGTGTTGCTAATGAGCTTACTGATGTGGGAATTCCTAAGTATGATATTGTTTTAGCCTTTCATACTCCGTTTATGCGTCAGTATAGTGATTTTGCGGTGGGTTGA
- a CDS encoding DUF2281 domain-containing protein: protein MDAPTATREELFVKWQALPPVFQQQVLDFIDFLLGKYGQQQSETTPQKQLRPYGLCLGQFKVPDDFDAPLPDEILDGFEN, encoded by the coding sequence ATGGATGCTCCTACTGCAACTAGGGAAGAGCTGTTTGTAAAATGGCAAGCGCTACCACCTGTATTCCAGCAGCAGGTATTAGACTTCATTGATTTTCTGTTGGGCAAGTATGGACAGCAGCAGTCTGAAACTACTCCTCAAAAGCAGTTACGTCCATATGGACTCTGTCTAGGCCAGTTCAAAGTCCCAGATGATTTTGATGCCCCGTTGCCAGATGAGATTCTAGACGGGTTTGAGAACTAG
- a CDS encoding type II toxin-antitoxin system VapC family toxin, translating into MKILLDTHIFLWFISGDTMLSTDVRDIIRDPDNEVYLSVVSVWEAIVKYQLGKLPLPEPPDKFLPNQRQLHQIASLDLDEGSVTQLSKLPLIHRDPFDRMLISQALEKGLTLATVDREIRAYQQNLQLKVLDVK; encoded by the coding sequence GTGAAAATTCTGTTAGATACGCATATTTTCCTATGGTTCATCAGTGGCGACACTATGCTATCGACAGATGTTCGAGACATCATCCGCGACCCAGATAACGAAGTCTACTTGAGTGTTGTTTCAGTTTGGGAGGCAATAGTCAAGTATCAACTGGGTAAGCTACCATTGCCAGAGCCACCAGATAAGTTTTTGCCAAACCAGCGTCAACTTCACCAAATTGCTAGTCTCGACCTTGATGAAGGTAGTGTTACTCAGTTATCAAAATTGCCCCTGATCCATCGCGATCCCTTTGATAGGATGCTGATCAGCCAGGCTTTGGAGAAAGGTTTGACACTAGCAACTGTGGATCGAGAAATCCGCGCTTACCAACAAAACCTGCAGTTGAAAGTCCTCGACGTTAAGTAG
- a CDS encoding peptidoglycan-binding domain-containing protein, with the protein MKNSEIPIPNPAQTMMADDQSMTNSPETMDNQDLGMATAPSMESPKEVINVDAQHSYPPYPPYNPPSLTLDTITTVTMPVLTPGNNGDAVRFLQQILISLGYTIVKFNANFDRYTYLGVTQFQRNNRLKVDGVVGWHTWRKLGEASVSRRRY; encoded by the coding sequence ATGAAAAACTCCGAAATACCAATCCCAAATCCCGCCCAAACCATGATGGCGGATGACCAATCCATGACGAATTCACCAGAAACTATGGACAATCAAGACCTAGGGATGGCAACCGCCCCATCCATGGAAAGCCCAAAAGAAGTCATCAACGTTGACGCCCAACATTCCTATCCTCCCTATCCTCCCTATAACCCACCATCCCTAACCCTTGACACAATTACTACTGTGACTATGCCAGTGCTGACTCCTGGTAACAATGGTGACGCCGTACGATTTTTGCAGCAGATCCTAATTAGCTTGGGCTACACCATTGTTAAATTTAACGCCAATTTTGACCGATATACCTACCTAGGTGTAACTCAATTCCAACGCAACAACCGTTTGAAAGTGGATGGAGTAGTTGGCTGGCATACCTGGCGTAAGTTGGGTGAAGCTAGTGTCTCCCGGCGTCGTTATTAG
- a CDS encoding reverse transcriptase domain-containing protein, with protein sequence MSNRYSDLWKSQKWKKLRQNLFRLQKRVYKAVRDGDLKKARSLQKLILKSRSAQLLAVRQVTQLNKGKKTAGVDGLSSLSYRQRVKLVETLNDCASDWRHNRLREIPIPKKNGKVRMLKIPTIADRAWQCLIKYALEPAHEATFSAHSYGFRTGRCAQDVQKRLQLHLKSDAKGITKRIIELDIKKCFDRISHSSIMDKVIAPAKIKVGIFRCLKAGINPEFPEQGTPQGGVVSPLLANIALNGIEEIHPSLRYADDMVIILKPNDNAEKILNKIKVFLAERGMEISEEKTKLTKTTDGFDFLGWNFRVQKNGKFRSIPSVENHRNIRKKIKAVVNSSNFGAEVKAQKLAPIVRGWRNYHKNCDMSSSRDSLWFINNTAHRKFRKEKKVSRYRADELCKKGFPKVGYKQNQHVNVRGTKSPYDGDLVYWSNRNSRLYSDATSEALKKQKQSCGFCGLKFLEDESVHLHHIDGNHDNWKPKNLLAVHQSCHQQIHWSTPKGEDI encoded by the coding sequence ATGTCAAACAGATATAGCGACCTCTGGAAAAGTCAGAAGTGGAAGAAACTCCGCCAAAACCTTTTCCGCCTACAAAAACGAGTGTATAAAGCGGTTCGAGATGGTGACTTGAAGAAAGCGCGGTCTCTACAAAAACTGATTCTGAAATCCCGTTCAGCACAGCTTTTGGCAGTCCGTCAAGTGACACAACTAAATAAAGGGAAAAAGACGGCTGGAGTAGATGGCTTGTCAAGCCTCTCCTACAGACAGCGTGTCAAGTTGGTAGAAACATTGAACGATTGTGCCTCTGACTGGAGACATAACCGACTTCGTGAAATCCCTATCCCTAAAAAGAATGGGAAAGTAAGAATGTTGAAAATACCAACCATCGCTGACCGAGCCTGGCAATGTCTAATTAAATATGCCCTAGAACCAGCCCATGAGGCCACGTTCAGTGCCCACAGTTATGGTTTCAGAACAGGCAGATGCGCACAAGATGTGCAGAAACGCCTCCAACTACATCTGAAATCGGATGCTAAAGGCATAACAAAAAGGATTATCGAACTAGACATTAAAAAGTGTTTCGACCGTATATCACACTCCTCCATAATGGACAAAGTGATTGCCCCGGCAAAGATAAAAGTGGGAATATTCCGATGTCTAAAAGCCGGAATAAACCCAGAATTTCCGGAGCAGGGCACCCCTCAGGGAGGAGTCGTGAGTCCCTTACTAGCCAATATCGCACTTAACGGAATAGAAGAAATTCACCCCAGTCTGCGGTACGCAGATGATATGGTGATAATTCTAAAACCAAATGACAACGCTGAAAAGATACTGAATAAAATCAAAGTCTTTTTGGCAGAGCGTGGGATGGAAATCAGTGAAGAAAAGACCAAGCTAACTAAAACGACAGACGGATTTGACTTCCTGGGGTGGAATTTCCGCGTCCAGAAAAACGGAAAATTTCGGTCAATTCCCTCAGTGGAAAACCACCGAAATATACGAAAGAAGATTAAAGCCGTAGTCAACAGCTCGAATTTTGGTGCTGAAGTAAAAGCCCAAAAGCTAGCCCCTATCGTGCGAGGCTGGAGAAATTACCACAAGAACTGCGATATGAGCAGTTCCCGGGACTCCTTATGGTTCATCAACAACACTGCCCACCGAAAGTTCCGAAAGGAAAAGAAAGTAAGTCGGTATAGAGCTGATGAGCTATGCAAAAAGGGATTCCCGAAGGTAGGTTACAAACAAAACCAGCATGTAAATGTAAGGGGGACTAAGTCACCTTACGACGGTGACCTAGTCTATTGGAGTAATCGAAACTCACGATTATACTCTGATGCTACCTCAGAAGCCTTGAAAAAGCAGAAACAATCCTGTGGATTCTGTGGGTTGAAATTCTTAGAAGACGAATCTGTACACCTTCATCACATAGATGGAAACCACGACAATTGGAAACCTAAGAATTTATTAGCAGTCCACCAAAGCTGTCATCAACAGATACATTGGAGCACTCCGAAAGGAGAGGATATCTAG
- a CDS encoding pentapeptide repeat-containing protein — protein MKNSPFTILPSDRQPANLQPANLQPANLQPANLQPANLQPANLQPANLQPANLQPANLQPANLQPANLQPANLQPANLQPTLHRRTKANNLFQLSIKNVEFIIWNSPFYILNSTFFLLHSQFYILNSTFSILHSQFYILNSPFSILHSTFFILHSSFSILNSTFFILKILLRRCRLD, from the coding sequence ATGAAGAATTCACCATTCACCATTCTGCCTTCTGACAGACAACCTGCCAACCTTCAACCTGCCAACCTTCAACCTGCCAACCTTCAACCTGCCAACCTTCAACCTGCCAACCTTCAACCTGCCAACCTTCAACCTGCCAACCTTCAACCTGCCAACCTTCAACCTGCCAACCTTCAACCTGCCAACCTTCAACCTGCCAACCTTCAACCTGCCAACCTTCAACCTGCCAACCTTCAACCTACCCTTCACCGAAGGACAAAGGCGAACAACCTTTTTCAATTAAGTATTAAGAATGTAGAATTTATAATTTGGAATTCACCATTCTACATTCTCAATTCTACATTCTTCCTTCTACATTCTCAATTCTACATTCTCAATTCTACATTCTCAATTCTACATTCTCAATTCTACATTCTTAATTCTCCATTCTCCATTCTTCATTCTACATTCTTCATTCTACATTCTTCATTCTCCATTCTTAATTCTACATTCTTCATTCTGAAGATTCTTCTTCGTCGATGTCGATTGGATTAG
- a CDS encoding type II toxin-antitoxin system VapC family toxin codes for MYILDTDHLSLYGRNHPVLISRLLASQVELTTTAINVEEQLRGRLAQVAEAKDGIMLSNAYQRLVETVMLLSEFNILQYNQKSRDTYQALKAQRIRVGTQDLRIGSIALAYQGILLTRNRRDFEKIPGLIIQDW; via the coding sequence ATGTACATTTTAGATACGGATCACCTCAGTCTTTATGGACGGAATCACCCAGTACTTATTTCACGCCTGTTAGCCTCTCAGGTGGAATTGACAACAACTGCTATCAATGTTGAAGAACAATTAAGGGGTCGTTTGGCTCAAGTTGCTGAAGCTAAAGATGGAATTATGCTCTCAAATGCTTATCAAAGGCTGGTCGAAACGGTGATGCTGCTGTCGGAATTTAATATCCTTCAGTATAATCAAAAATCCCGCGATACTTACCAAGCACTCAAAGCGCAACGTATTCGCGTTGGCACTCAAGATTTACGCATTGGATCTATCGCCCTTGCTTACCAGGGTATTCTCTTGACAAGAAACAGGCGAGATTTTGAGAAAATACCTGGACTCATTATACAGGATTGGTAA
- a CDS encoding Uma2 family endonuclease: MYDLPSEDPEEPGLPDEFHDFQPQLLRETCQPPNYSRQEMFIATNLNVYYDSRHYLWHKRPDWFLVLGVTPAQQQQDLRWSYVVWQESRAPFLVVELLSPGTEAEDLGQTLRSANKPPTKWQAYEQYMRIPYYVVFDRYENQLRVFQLMPTQYQEAELSEPKFWIPELELGLGVWLGKYQETEGLWLRWYDGAGNWIETSKEHAQQEHQRAEQERQRAEQERQRAEQESQRAERLAEKLRTLGINPDDL; the protein is encoded by the coding sequence ATGTATGACCTACCTAGTGAAGACCCAGAGGAGCCTGGTTTGCCTGACGAATTTCACGACTTCCAACCCCAGCTATTGCGAGAAACCTGCCAACCTCCGAACTATTCTAGGCAGGAAATGTTCATTGCTACAAACCTGAATGTATATTACGACAGTCGTCATTACTTATGGCATAAGCGACCGGATTGGTTTCTGGTATTGGGTGTCACTCCTGCTCAACAACAACAAGACCTACGTTGGAGTTATGTGGTTTGGCAGGAGTCCAGAGCGCCATTTTTGGTAGTGGAACTCCTATCACCAGGTACCGAAGCCGAAGATTTAGGACAAACCCTAAGGTCTGCCAACAAGCCACCCACCAAATGGCAAGCCTATGAACAATACATGCGCATTCCTTACTATGTGGTCTTTGACCGTTATGAAAACCAGTTGCGGGTGTTTCAATTAATGCCCACCCAGTATCAGGAAGCAGAGCTTTCTGAGCCCAAATTTTGGATTCCAGAACTGGAATTAGGGTTAGGAGTATGGCTTGGGAAATATCAAGAAACAGAAGGGTTGTGGCTGCGTTGGTATGATGGGGCCGGTAATTGGATTGAGACTTCAAAAGAACACGCTCAACAGGAACACCAACGGGCAGAACAAGAACGCCAACGGGCAGAACAGGAACGCCAACGGGCAGAACAGGAATCCCAACGGGCAGAACGATTGGCAGAAAAATTGCGTACCCTTGGCATCAATCCCGATGATTTATAA
- a CDS encoding DUF2281 domain-containing protein: protein MATSTSQPMVIPNDVLAVLQGLSPEQRQLVYDFAEFLLQKQGKSESEESADSPPIPG from the coding sequence ATGGCAACATCAACATCACAACCGATGGTAATTCCAAATGATGTGCTGGCAGTTTTGCAGGGATTGTCACCAGAGCAACGTCAATTGGTTTATGACTTTGCTGAGTTTTTGCTCCAAAAGCAAGGAAAATCCGAAAGCGAAGAATCGGCTGATAGTCCGCCAATACCTGGATAA
- a CDS encoding UPF0175 family protein, translating into MSVVISDELLQAAKLSAADLKLEIAIMLYKQKRISIGKARELAGMHLIEFQQALSNRRICINYDREDFQQDIQTLKELGDI; encoded by the coding sequence ATGAGTGTTGTAATTTCTGATGAGTTGTTGCAAGCTGCTAAACTATCGGCAGCCGATTTGAAGCTTGAGATTGCCATTATGCTATATAAACAGAAAAGAATTAGTATTGGTAAAGCCCGTGAGCTAGCTGGGATGCACCTAATTGAGTTTCAACAAGCACTCTCTAATCGGAGAATTTGTATCAATTATGACCGTGAAGATTTTCAACAAGACATTCAAACATTGAAGGAATTGGGCGATATATGA
- a CDS encoding DUF3368 domain-containing protein, whose amino-acid sequence MIVVSNTSPITNLSAIQKIDILRQLYGVLIIPQAVYNEMVDLAYEVPGSKEVQTLSWIQTRQATNRSLVAELRLEIDAGESEAIALAIELKANRLLIDDYQARVIASRFGLKFTGILGVLLAAKKQGLIKAVKPIVDDLINQAGFRVSDRVYREIVQMADEVLE is encoded by the coding sequence ATGATCGTGGTTAGTAACACATCACCCATTACTAATTTATCAGCGATTCAAAAAATTGATATACTGCGGCAGCTCTATGGAGTGTTGATAATTCCTCAAGCGGTTTACAATGAGATGGTAGATCTAGCATACGAGGTTCCAGGGTCGAAAGAAGTGCAAACTCTATCCTGGATTCAGACTCGACAAGCTACAAATCGTAGCTTGGTTGCAGAACTTAGGCTTGAAATTGATGCAGGAGAATCTGAAGCGATCGCTTTAGCAATTGAACTCAAGGCCAATCGATTACTGATTGATGATTATCAGGCAAGAGTTATTGCATCTCGGTTTGGATTAAAATTTACAGGTATTCTGGGAGTGCTTTTAGCTGCAAAGAAACAGGGATTGATTAAAGCAGTGAAACCGATTGTCGATGATCTAATCAATCAAGCCGGATTTAGAGTGAGCGATCGCGTGTATAGAGAGATTGTGCAGATGGCTGATGAAGTGCTCGAATAA
- a CDS encoding DUF29 family protein: MEELTLLRQLIQERNYHKALEIVDELEEMSREDKLNKIYSYGVILLLHLIKQEVEKRTTRSWEFSIYNASKNIKRVNKRRKSGGCYANQEELLEILTDAFETALKKAALEALEGRYTDSELKEKIDEEQIKEKALGLIC, from the coding sequence ATGGAAGAATTAACCTTATTACGTCAACTCATTCAAGAAAGAAACTATCATAAAGCCTTAGAAATTGTTGATGAACTAGAAGAAATGTCAAGGGAGGATAAACTAAATAAAATTTATAGCTATGGAGTCATTTTACTATTACATTTAATTAAACAAGAGGTAGAAAAACGCACTACCCGCTCTTGGGAATTTTCTATTTATAATGCCAGCAAAAATATTAAACGAGTGAACAAACGGCGAAAATCAGGGGGATGTTATGCCAATCAAGAGGAATTATTAGAAATTTTAACCGATGCCTTTGAGACAGCCCTCAAAAAAGCAGCATTAGAAGCCTTAGAAGGCAGATATACAGATAGTGAACTCAAAGAAAAGATTGACGAAGAGCAAATTAAAGAGAAAGCTTTAGGTTTAATTTGTTAA
- a CDS encoding NAD(P)H-hydrate dehydratase: protein MESENRRELIEQVVVTAEQMRQIEGRIFEAGMPVAALMEKVAGLITRSIQTLYPWAENRRVGVLVGPGHNGGDGLVVARELHLQGYEIHIYRPLSKLKELTNYHAQYALSLGIPFYDEIEPLYECDLIIDGLFGFGLTRSLSGSIAEAVELLNQWSQPVVSIDLPSGLHTDTGEVLGIAVRATRTLCLGLWKLAFLQDQGLDYIGEAELIDFGIPLKDIWSILGEPPDLLRVTKTVAKQFLPLPRPKVTHKYQQGHLLLICGSKQYSGAAILAGLGARASGVGMLSMAVPESIKLLVVSHLPEAVVIGCPETTAGAIAFLPELVLEKLHQPSGSSHTYNAIACGPGLTKDAKDIVQGVLAAQCPMVLDADSLNILAELITIPTLLKRLGQTVLTPHVGEFRRLFPDSAELLPDRVQAVRKASQLSRSVVLLKGARSAIANPRGSVWLIPESTPALARGGSGDVLTGLVGGLMAQPVLSEHPLDAVVATAAWWHAQAGILAAQDRSELGVDGGTLAEFLMAVVRGNRE from the coding sequence ATGGAGTCTGAGAATAGGCGAGAACTAATTGAACAAGTGGTGGTAACTGCTGAGCAGATGCGTCAGATTGAAGGGCGCATCTTTGAGGCGGGGATGCCTGTAGCAGCTTTGATGGAAAAGGTGGCAGGATTGATTACTCGCTCTATTCAAACTCTTTATCCCTGGGCTGAGAATAGGCGAGTGGGTGTGTTAGTTGGTCCTGGTCATAATGGGGGCGATGGGTTAGTTGTTGCTCGTGAACTTCATTTACAGGGATATGAAATCCACATTTACCGTCCTTTGTCTAAACTGAAGGAATTGACTAACTACCATGCTCAGTATGCGCTTAGCTTGGGGATTCCTTTTTATGACGAGATTGAACCGCTTTATGAGTGTGACCTGATTATTGATGGTTTGTTCGGATTTGGACTGACGAGATCGCTTTCTGGTAGTATCGCTGAGGCGGTTGAGCTGTTGAATCAATGGTCACAACCGGTGGTTAGTATTGATTTACCTTCGGGATTACACACTGATACTGGGGAAGTGTTGGGCATAGCGGTTCGGGCTACCCGGACATTGTGCTTAGGGTTGTGGAAGTTGGCGTTTCTCCAAGACCAAGGGTTGGATTATATTGGTGAAGCTGAGTTAATTGATTTTGGTATTCCCCTCAAGGATATTTGGTCCATTTTAGGTGAACCACCAGATTTGCTCCGAGTTACCAAAACTGTAGCGAAACAGTTTTTGCCCTTACCTCGCCCTAAGGTAACTCATAAGTACCAACAGGGACATCTGTTGCTGATTTGTGGCTCCAAACAGTATTCAGGGGCAGCAATTTTGGCGGGATTAGGGGCTCGTGCTAGTGGGGTGGGGATGCTTTCAATGGCAGTACCGGAGTCTATCAAATTGCTAGTGGTCAGTCACTTGCCAGAAGCAGTGGTAATTGGTTGCCCAGAAACGACGGCGGGTGCGATTGCATTTTTGCCTGAGTTAGTGTTAGAGAAGTTACACCAACCTTCTGGTAGCTCTCATACTTATAATGCGATCGCATGTGGTCCTGGTTTAACAAAAGATGCTAAGGATATAGTGCAAGGGGTTTTAGCTGCCCAATGCCCAATGGTTTTGGATGCGGATAGTTTAAATATCCTGGCGGAACTGATCACTATTCCCACTTTGTTGAAGCGTCTAGGCCAGACCGTGTTAACGCCTCATGTTGGAGAGTTCCGACGTTTATTTCCTGATTCGGCAGAACTGTTACCGGATCGAGTCCAGGCGGTGCGGAAGGCATCCCAACTGAGTCGGTCTGTGGTGTTGTTAAAAGGAGCCAGGAGTGCGATCGCAAATCCTAGGGGCTCGGTGTGGCTGATTCCTGAAAGTACACCAGCTCTAGCCCGAGGGGGGAGTGGCGATGTCCTCACCGGACTAGTGGGAGGCTTGATGGCTCAGCCAGTTCTGTCTGAGCATCCTTTGGACGCAGTAGTGGCAACGGCAGCCTGGTGGCATGCCCAAGCGGGAATTTTAGCGGCTCAGGACCGGAGTGAGTTGGGGGTCGATGGGGGGACCTTGGCGGAGTTTTTGATGGCAGTGGTTAGGGGGAATAGGGAATAG